CGCGACCTGGCTCAGCGCTTCCTCATAGCTGGCGAACCGCGTGTTGAATTCCCCGTACCTCGGATCCTGCAGGACGAAGCCCTCCCAGGCCCGGTGCGTCCCCGAACCCCGGGGGCCTACGTACACGATGTGGGTGTTCGGCTCGAGGTCGGACACGCTCGCGATGCCGCCGTCCTCGTTGACGATCAGCTGTACGTACTCGGTGTACAGGGTCGACTGCAGTCCGACCAGCTGGTCTTCCGCGTCAGGATTCTTGCGCAGGTAGGAGTTCAGGATGTCGCTTTGCACGAGGATCGCGTCGACCTGGTTCCGGACAAGGTTGTTGAGGTTCTCCTCCGAACCCGCCGTCGTTTCGAGCATCACGTCGAAATCCGGCAGGTGGGACTGCAGGATCTGACCGAATCGGTGGTAATTGCCGTTCGCCACCCCCGTATTCACCGTGATGCGGGGTTGGTTCGGATCGGCGGTGGCCACGACTTCGGCGGCCAGGGCGATCGCCGGGGTGACGCCGGGCGGCAGGTATTCGGGATCTCTCGGCGTGCCTTCCAGCGTGGCGACCTGCCGGTCCAGCTCATCCAGCTTCGCGCGCAGTTCAGTGTTATCCTCGGCCAGGCGCTCGGCCTCGCTGCGCCATTCCTGGTATCCCGGGTCATTGGCATGGTGATGGGCTACCGCGTAGTGACGGCGGCTGCTCATCATGTCCAGCATGGACCACATGAACAGGGCGTCCCACATGCCGAAACTGGGATAGGACATGAAGGCGTATCCCGGCGTCCTCCAGCCCATGCCCCCGTAGTAACTGTCTCGGCCTGCGTAGTAGTTGTCATAGGATGTGCGGTTCTGCGAGCCCCGATTATAGAGGCCGTTGTCGCGGTAGCTGCTCGTATTGGCCGCCGAGTTGGACGACTGGGCGAAACCGGCCTGCCTGGACTGGTGCGTGGCCAGCGACCGGCGCGCCGTCTCGCTCTGGACCCGCCGGCCCATGACCGAAGACCGCGCCGTGGCCCTACCGGCGGTTGCGGCGCCTGCCCGGGTCGATCGGGCCGCGGTGGCCGAGGGCTGCCCGGCCGTCGTGCGCGCCGGCGTCTGAAGTGTCGCGGCGGGCGTGCTTCTCCGGGCGAAGGGGCTGCGGCGGCCAAAGGAACTGCGGCGATTCCAGAGGGAACGCGAACTCCGGAAACCGCCGAAACCGCGGCGGGCGTAGGCTTCCTCCGGACCGAATGGACCGAACAGTCCGGTGATCTCCCGGATCGTTCTTTCCGTATTTTCCGTGCTCGCCGCGCTGCCTGTGATCCGCGCCGCGTCATCGACCGAGCGCAAGCGGTCGGTCGCCACCGAACGCTCAGCACCCGGTCCGGACTGCAAAAAACCACCCATCAGCGCGATCAAGCCGGTCATCAAGACCAGTTTCATATATCGTGACATGAGGTACTTCCCCTGTGTAGTCGGGTTGTGTGTACGGATTCTGGCTCTTTAAAGATATAGACTATGTACCTTTCAGGCAAGTTGCAAACCGGTACGTAACCGGTGATCGGGACGGTCCAGCCGGTGCAGGCGGTCCAGGCGGTCCAGGCGGTCCGGGCGGTGGAGGCGGTCCGGGCGGTCCAGCCGGTCCAGCCGGTCCAGGCGGTCCAGGCGGTCCGGGCGGTCCAGGCGATTCACGTACGTGACCAGCAGGGATGCTTCCTGTTACCGACAGGGGAAACCGCGCGAACGACGAACGAAGATGCCATTGACCCCGGAACTCGACGGCGGTAATATATCGAAATGCGAATCTCCGACGTCCGCGTGCGCCAGGTGGCCGTACCGCGCATCTACGACACCTACTGCGCGGACCCCAAGTTACTGAAGGCCACCATCGATCACGGTCGGTCCACCTACCAGATCATCGAACTGATGACGCCGGACGGCCTGACCGGCATCGGCGAGGTCTCCGATATCGCGCCGCGGATGGACGCCCCTTCACCCGCGGCGCTGCGGGACCTGCTGTCCGCCGTGCTGATCGACGATGGCCTATTGGCCGGCGGTGACGTGCTGGCTGGCGGCGACGTGCGCGCGTGGCGCGAACTCTATGACCGGGCTGATGAAGCGCTTCCCGGTAACTGGTACCCCGAACTCCGGCAATTGATACTCTTCGGCGTCGAAGGCGCGTTGCTCGACCTGGTTGGCAAGGCGCACGGCCTTCCGCTGTACGAACTACTGGGCGGCCGCTGCCGGTACGCCGCAACCGTTTCCTGGGTGGCTTATCTGCGCGGCGACGCCACGCTCGAGGACGAACTGCAGGCTCTTGAGCGAGAAGTCGCCGACCAGGTGGGATCGGGCTTGAAGGCCTTCAAGCTCAAGGTGGGCGAGGACCACGAACGGGATCTGGAGCGGGTGAGAATCACTCGCAGGATCGCGGGCCCCGAAGCCTATATCAAGGTGGATGCCAGCGGATTCTGGGAGGAAGAGGAGGCTCTGTCCGGGCTGCGCGACATGGACGAGGCCGGGGCCGACGCGTGCGAGACGCCGATTCGCGCGCTCTCACGGCCCATGTCGCGGGAGGATCCCGCCCGGATCGAAGAGGATGCGGAGGGCATTGCCGAAGCGCTGGCGAGTGTCCGCGGCCGTTCCCCCATTCCCATCATCGAACACGTCGCCGATCTCGGGGACGTCTTCCTTACGGCCCTGATCCGCCACCGCGCCGTGGACATCGTCAACGTCGTCCCCTGTCAGGCAGGTGGATTACGCCGCGCGGGGCGTCTGCTCCACGCCGCGGAGACCGCGGGCATGCCCGCCCTGCTCGGCAGCACCATCGAACTGGGACCCGGTACCGCGGCGTCGGTGCATCTCGCCGTTGCATCGGCGAACGTCAGTGTGCCCTCCGACCTGGTGGGACCCGGCTTGCTTCAGGACGATGTATGCGCCAACCCCTTCACCCTCGCGGGAGGTGAACTCGCTCCTTTCGAAGGTCCGGGGCTGGGCATGGAATTGGATGAGGAGAAGATGGAACTGTGGTCGGGATAGGTGGGACCGGGCGGGACCAGGCGGGATCGGGCGCGGCCGGGCGGATCCGGGCGGATCCGGGCGAGCCTGGAAGAGCCCAGGCGCGCCCAGTTATGCCTGCTCCTTCAACGCCTGGACCTGCCTTGCATGCCCGGCACCAGGCGTGAAGCTTCCTCCACCAGTTGCTCAAGCGTCTTTATCTCGTCGGTGGAGAGCATACCCTTCAGGTTCTCCATGAACTGCTTTTCGTTTGCTTCCAGTTGTTCGCGCAGCCAGTTCCAGTCCTCGGTTTTCGTAGCCTGTTCCACCAACGCGACCTTCTGAGACGAGGCTTCCTTAACGACCGCGCGCAATTGCAGCACCTGCTGGTCGGTGGTGTCCATCCGGATGCTCAACACGTGCCAGATCCGGTCGACGGGGAAGGTGCTTACCGCCCGCACGCGTTCCATCATTTCGTTGTTCTGGCCCCGGCCACCCCCGCGGCCGAAACCACCGCGCTGCGCGGCCACGTCGTTGGCGATAAACGCGGTCATGATCAGTCCGAGTACGGCCAGGTGAAAACGGTATCTCATGTTACGACTCCTTTTTAAAAGAACAAAATGTGGTAATTGAAGGCCACGGTCAGACTCCGCGGTGAAACGCCGTGGCCGGTATCCAAGGTCGAATGCCGCGGTCGGACCTGGATCCTTCCGCGGCATGTGTTCGCCTCCGATAACTGTGTCAAAACACAAAACGCTCGTCTGATTGCCTTATCTTGCAACACTTGCTCAACGCCGATTGCGCGATTCGCGGCCGTCGCGCCGCCAGCGCATCCCGGATTCTCGGCGACCGTCGCGCCGATCGCGGAAGGACTCACGCAGGGTCTCTTGCTGCTCCGCGGTCAGGACATGCTTGATCTCTGCGCGGAACAGCGCGCTTCGCTCGAACACGCTGCCCTGGGCCGCCGATGCGGCCGCGGCCAGTTCCTTCACCCTGTCGATGTCCGGACTGATCTCATTCATCAGTTCGCGTAGTTCGACCCGTGCGAGCCTCGAGTCGGCGCGAAGCTGAATCATCTCCCGCGTGTAGGCGGAACGCAGCGTGTTGATCTTTTCCTGCTGCTCATCCGTGAGTTCGAGTCTGGACATTGCTCTCCGAGACAGACGCGTACGCACATCATCCGCATCGTCATCGGCGAGGTTGACGGCCAGGATGTCATCGAACTCGCCGGACGAGCCAGCCGCTGCGAGTTCAGCTACTCCGTCGAGTACGTCAGCTTCCTCATGCCCGGTTTCCGCCGCGGGCCCTGCAGCTTCCTCGTGTCCGGCTTTCTCCGCGTGCCCTGCAGTAACCTCGGGACCGATCCGGCCCATCGCATCGAATGCCCAGGCCAGTACGACGACACTCAAAGCGCTTGTGAATGTGATTGAAATGATCTTTTTCATTTTGTCGCTCCCTTCATGGTAAGACTGGCGGATGTCAGGACCGCGATCTCCGGAGATCGTCTTCGTGCTGCTCTACTGGATTAGACGGGCGACGGGTGCGCTATATTCCAACTTTCTTCACATCCGTACAATGCCCGGCGGCTGGACGCTCACCCGGGCCTGGCGGTCGGCGACCGGACATTCAACCGGAGGCCTACCCACTCCTGGCCTGTCGGAACGAGGAGTCACTGGCCGCCCCCGTTCCCGCGCTCTTCTGCACGGTCGTCGCTCCCGCGCTCTTCCGTACGGTCGTCGCTCCCGAGTCTTTCCGAGTTGTCAGGGTCTGGGCGTGCCCCCCGGTCCCGCTCGCCGGCCCGGTTGCGTCCGGGAGGCCGACGGGGGCGGTCTCTGCGCGATTCGTGATCGCCTTCCCGGCGAAACTCCCGCATGCGTTCACGTCGCTCGCGGATTGTCTTGATCCGCTGGAGTTGCTCCTCGGTCAGGATGGGTTCCAGGTCCCTGTGCAGCGAATCGACCAGGACCTGCATTTCCTGCCGATGACGCATGTAATTCTCCCGGAATCCGGGTTCATGCTCGCCCACCACTTCTCGTATCCTTTCCAGTTGCACCGGGTCCGGCCGCACCATCCTGACCCACCGTTCCACGAAGCGTTCCCGGGTCACCTGGGGCGGCGGTTGCAGGCGGTCCCGGGCAAAAGCGCCCAG
This genomic window from Gemmatimonadota bacterium contains:
- a CDS encoding Spy/CpxP family protein refolding chaperone, with protein sequence MKKIISITFTSALSVVVLAWAFDAMGRIGPEVTAGHAEKAGHEEAAGPAAETGHEEADVLDGVAELAAAGSSGEFDDILAVNLADDDADDVRTRLSRRAMSRLELTDEQQEKINTLRSAYTREMIQLRADSRLARVELRELMNEISPDIDRVKELAAAASAAQGSVFERSALFRAEIKHVLTAEQQETLRESFRDRRDGRRESGMRWRRDGRESRNRR